Proteins from a single region of Thermodesulfovibrionia bacterium:
- a CDS encoding geranylgeranyl reductase family protein: MFEPIKYDVIIAGGGPAGSTAGYILAKAGLSVLLIDKSVFPRKKLCAGLITHKTVRLLKRVFNETTDSLKEIGAINFESDRYEILHRNESLAKNRFAIPYYFVERFIYDDFLLNKAKSAGVVTAEGEGVTHCDLSLNEVTTDSGRTLKAKFIIGADGVHSSVRKGFPHERFNKDSWQYDLGTAIEITVDRSDINFEVDHPMVFFGFADYGYAWIFPNRERLVIGICGLNRKNKKKGFVKSFHDFLSEIGMDELKKESVKGYPLPFGNFLLKPFFGNALLTGDAAGFADPIFGEGIFYAQRSGELAARAIIQSVNEGTDAWSAYHALLQKHILPEMISAKRHHWFFYNRLQKQFLKIVFNKFANSASETVHGIRSHRGLRKLTEGNS; the protein is encoded by the coding sequence ATGTTTGAGCCGATAAAGTATGATGTAATAATCGCAGGCGGCGGGCCTGCCGGTTCCACTGCCGGTTATATCCTTGCCAAAGCCGGCCTGAGTGTCCTGCTAATTGACAAGAGCGTTTTCCCGAGAAAGAAGCTCTGTGCAGGGCTCATCACCCACAAGACCGTCAGGCTTCTGAAACGCGTATTCAATGAAACAACAGACTCCTTGAAAGAGATCGGTGCGATCAATTTTGAATCTGACAGATATGAGATCCTTCACAGAAATGAGAGCCTTGCAAAGAACAGGTTTGCCATTCCTTATTATTTTGTAGAACGATTTATTTATGACGACTTTCTTCTGAATAAGGCAAAAAGCGCAGGCGTGGTTACAGCCGAAGGTGAGGGCGTCACTCACTGCGACCTCTCTTTAAATGAAGTGACTACAGATTCAGGCAGGACGCTTAAGGCAAAGTTCATCATAGGCGCTGACGGTGTGCACAGTTCAGTAAGAAAGGGATTTCCACATGAGAGGTTTAATAAGGATTCCTGGCAATATGATCTTGGTACTGCGATAGAGATAACCGTTGATAGGTCTGATATAAATTTTGAAGTGGATCATCCCATGGTCTTTTTCGGTTTTGCGGATTACGGTTACGCATGGATATTTCCTAACAGAGAAAGACTGGTGATCGGCATATGCGGCCTTAACAGGAAGAATAAGAAGAAGGGCTTTGTGAAATCTTTTCATGATTTCTTATCTGAGATCGGCATGGATGAATTAAAAAAAGAGAGCGTGAAAGGATATCCTCTTCCTTTCGGCAATTTTCTTTTGAAGCCGTTCTTCGGCAATGCGCTTCTCACAGGCGATGCAGCAGGATTTGCAGACCCTATATTCGGTGAGGGGATATTTTACGCGCAGAGAAGCGGCGAGCTTGCTGCACGGGCTATTATACAGTCAGTGAATGAAGGCACAGACGCCTGGAGCGCTTATCATGCATTACTGCAAAAACATATACTGCCTGAGATGATCTCGGCAAAGAGGCACCACTGGTTCTTTTATAACAGGCTGCAGAAGCAGTTCCTGAAGATCGTTTTCAACAAATTTGCAAACAGCGCATCGGAAACAGTGCATGGGATCAGAAGCCACCGGGGCCTCAGGAAGCTGACAGAAGGTAACTCTTAA
- a CDS encoding cation transporter yields the protein MAEVNLKIDGMSCGHCVMAVKKALDNLNGVTSSEVAIGSAKVTYDAAKTGKENIEDAVKKAGYKIV from the coding sequence ATGGCTGAAGTAAATTTAAAGATAGACGGCATGAGCTGCGGACACTGTGTAATGGCTGTAAAGAAGGCTCTTGATAATCTTAACGGCGTGACTTCATCTGAAGTAGCAATCGGCTCTGCAAAGGTCACCTATGACGCAGCAAAGACCGGCAAAGAAAATATTGAGGACGCGGTTAAAAAAGCTGGTTACAAGATAGTGTAA